A section of the Cololabis saira isolate AMF1-May2022 chromosome 16, fColSai1.1, whole genome shotgun sequence genome encodes:
- the fuca2 gene encoding plasma alpha-L-fucosidase, with protein MAALTAACVLLLAGLGSGSARYEPTWASLDSRPLPGWYDQAKFGIFIHWGVFSVPSFGSEWFWWYWRGQKLKPYVDFMQRNYPPDFKYSDFAPQFTAEFFNAKEWTDIFASSGAKYIVLTTKHHEGFTLWGSKTSWNWNAVDVGPKRDLVEELATAVRGRPDLRLGLYHSLFEWFNPLFDEDKANQFSTAYFPNSKSLPELYELVSRYKPELLWSDGDGNAPDTYWNSTGFLAWLYNDSPVKDTVVTNDRWGKGCICKHGGFYTCTDRYQPGHLLKRKWENCMTIDKHSWGYRRNAPLSDYIPTKNLVETLVETVSCGGNLLMNIGPAHDGTISPIFAERLRDMGEWLKVNGDGIFNTTAWRAQNDSVTPHVWFTSKPQEKAVFAFLLQWPDEGSVILGEPVTQGLTQVELLGVGPLKWTPAKPGGLQVFLPQLSINQMPCQWAWTLKLTGAA; from the exons ATGGCAGCGCTGACCGCGGCGTGTGTGCTGCTCCTGGCCGGCCTGGGCTCCGGCTCGGCCCGCTACGAGCCCACCTGGGCGTCCCTGGACTCCCGGCCGCTGCCCGGCTGGTACGACCAGGCCAAGTTCGGCATCTTCATCCACTGGGGGGTTTTCTCAGTGCCGAGCTTCGGCAGCGAGTGGTTCTG GTGGTACTGGCGGGGGCAGAAGCTGAAGCCCTACGTCGACTTCATGCAGAGGAATTACCCTCCGGACTTCAAGTATTCGGACTTTGCGCCGCAGTTCACCGCCGAGTTCTTCAACGCCAAAGAGTGGACCGACATCTTCGCCTCCTCGGGGGCCAAGTACATCGTCCTGACAACCAAACACCACGAAG GTTTCACGCTCTGGGGCTCCAAAACCTCCTGGAACTGGAACGCGGTGGACGTGGGGCCGAAGCGAGACCTGGTGGAAGAGCTGGCGACGGCGGTGCGCGGCCGTCCAGACCTGCGCCTGGGACTCTACCACTCGCTCTTCGAGTGGTTCAACCCGCTCTTCGATGAGGACAAGGCCAACCAGTTCTCCACCGCATACTTCCCCAACAGCAAGTCCCTGCCGGAGCTGTACGAGCTGGTGTCCCGGTACAAGCCGGAGCTGCTGTGGTCCGACGGAGACGGCAACGCACCCGACACCTACTGGAACAGCACGGGCTTCCTGGCCTGGCTGTACAACGACAG TCCGGTGAAGGACACGGTGGTGACCAACGACCGCTGGGGGAAGGGCTGCATCTGCAAACACGGCGGCTTCTACACCTGCACCGACCGCTACCAGCCGGGACACCTGCTCAAACGCAAGTGGGAGAACTGCATGACCATCGACAAACATTCCTGGGGATACCGACGCAACGCCCCGCTGAGCGACTACATCCCCACCAAGAACCTGGTGGAG ACGCTGGTGGAGACGGTGTCCTGCGGAGGAAACCTGCTGATGAACATCGGCCCCGCCCACGACGGGACCATCTCGCCCATCTTCGCCGAGCGCCTGAGGGACATGGGCGAGTGGCTGAAGGTGAACGGAGACGGCATCTTCAACACGACAGCGTGGCGGGCGCAGAACGACAGCGTCACGCCGCACGTCTG GTTCACCTCCAAACCCCAGGAGAAGGCCGTCTTTGCCTTCTTGCTGCAGTGGCCGGATGAAGGATCGGTGATTCTGGGAGAACCGGTCACGCAAGGACTGACCCAG GTGGAGCTGCTCGGCGTCGGGCCTCTGAAGTGGACGCCGGCGAAGCCCGGCGGGCTGCAGGTCTTCCTGCCTCAGCTCTCCATCAACCAGATGCCGTGCCAGTGGGCCTGGACGCTGAAGCTGACGGGCGCCGCCTGA
- the LOC133462571 gene encoding tatD DNase domain containing 3-like isoform X1 produces the protein MRCPPYHGSMGGYVDCHCHISARDFDEDIEEVIERSKKAGLLALLAVAEHAGEFDRIIQLSQRFPGFIFPCLGVHPVQEVSPEQQRGASLSDLDAALPLIEQYKDHLVAIGEVGLDFTPRFVRGETDKDEQRRVLVRQAQIAKTLDLPLNVHSRSAGRPTIQLLKEQGVDKALLHAFDGKPSVAMEGVKAGYFFSIPPSIIRSEQKQKLVKQLPLEHICLETDSPALGPEKQVRNEPSNIHVSAEFISKIKGVSLETVMEATTLNALRLFPRLKSAVRP, from the exons ATGCGCTGTCCCCCCTACCACGGCAGCATGGGAGGCTACGTGGATTGTCACTGTCACATCTCTGCTCGGGATTTTGACGAA GACATAGAAGAGGTGATTGAGAGGTCAAAAAAG GCTGGGCTACTGGCTCTGCTGGCTGTGGCTGAACATGCTGGGGAGTTTGACAGGATTATCCAGCTGTCACAGAG gtttccaggttTCATTTTCCCGTGTTTAGGAGTTCATCCTGTCCAGGAAGTTTCTCCAGAGCAACAGAGAGGTGCTTCTCTCTCG GACCTGGATGCAGCTCTGCCGCTCATAGAGCAGTACAAAGATCACCTGGTGGCCATCGGAGAG GTCGGCCTGGACTTCACGCCCCGGTTCGTCCGCGGGGAGACGGATAAGGACGAGCAGAGACGGGTCCTGGTCCGCCAGGCCCAGATCGCCAAGACGCTGGACCTGCCGCT AAATGTCCACTCGAGGTCTGCAGGGAGACCCACCATCCAGCTTCTGAAGGAGCAAG GTGTCGACAAAGCTCTTCTCCACGCGTTCGACGGGAAACCGTCTGTTGCCATGGAGGGAGTGAAGGCGGGATATTTcttctccatccctccatccataaTCCGGAGTGAACAG AAGCAGAAGCTTGTGAAACAGCTGCCGCTGGAGCACATCTGTCTGGAGACCGACTCCCCTGCCCTCGGCCCAGAAAAACAG GTGAGAAATGAGCCGAGCAACATCCACGTCTCGGCCGAGTTCATCAGCAAGATCAAAGGTGTGTCGCTGGAGACGGTGATGGAGGCGACGACGCTCAACGCCCTGCGACTCTTCCCCAGGCTGAAGTCTGCCGTCCGACCCTGA
- the LOC133462571 gene encoding tatD DNase domain containing 3-like isoform X2: MRCPPYHGSMGGYVDCHCHISARDFDEDIEEVIERSKKAGLLALLAVAEHAGEFDRIIQLSQRFPGFIFPCLGVHPVQEVSPEQQRGASLSDLDAALPLIEQYKDHLVAIGEVGLDFTPRFVRGETDKDEQRRVLVRQAQIAKTLDLPLNVHSRSAGRPTIQLLKEQGVDKALLHAFDGKPSVAMEGVKAGYFFSIPPSIIRSEQQKLVKQLPLEHICLETDSPALGPEKQVRNEPSNIHVSAEFISKIKGVSLETVMEATTLNALRLFPRLKSAVRP, from the exons ATGCGCTGTCCCCCCTACCACGGCAGCATGGGAGGCTACGTGGATTGTCACTGTCACATCTCTGCTCGGGATTTTGACGAA GACATAGAAGAGGTGATTGAGAGGTCAAAAAAG GCTGGGCTACTGGCTCTGCTGGCTGTGGCTGAACATGCTGGGGAGTTTGACAGGATTATCCAGCTGTCACAGAG gtttccaggttTCATTTTCCCGTGTTTAGGAGTTCATCCTGTCCAGGAAGTTTCTCCAGAGCAACAGAGAGGTGCTTCTCTCTCG GACCTGGATGCAGCTCTGCCGCTCATAGAGCAGTACAAAGATCACCTGGTGGCCATCGGAGAG GTCGGCCTGGACTTCACGCCCCGGTTCGTCCGCGGGGAGACGGATAAGGACGAGCAGAGACGGGTCCTGGTCCGCCAGGCCCAGATCGCCAAGACGCTGGACCTGCCGCT AAATGTCCACTCGAGGTCTGCAGGGAGACCCACCATCCAGCTTCTGAAGGAGCAAG GTGTCGACAAAGCTCTTCTCCACGCGTTCGACGGGAAACCGTCTGTTGCCATGGAGGGAGTGAAGGCGGGATATTTcttctccatccctccatccataaTCCGGAGTGAACAG CAGAAGCTTGTGAAACAGCTGCCGCTGGAGCACATCTGTCTGGAGACCGACTCCCCTGCCCTCGGCCCAGAAAAACAG GTGAGAAATGAGCCGAGCAACATCCACGTCTCGGCCGAGTTCATCAGCAAGATCAAAGGTGTGTCGCTGGAGACGGTGATGGAGGCGACGACGCTCAACGCCCTGCGACTCTTCCCCAGGCTGAAGTCTGCCGTCCGACCCTGA